A part of Neoarius graeffei isolate fNeoGra1 chromosome 8, fNeoGra1.pri, whole genome shotgun sequence genomic DNA contains:
- the LOC132891049 gene encoding transmembrane protein 231-like isoform X3, which translates to MGFYEVYSHPVLIRYKARVCSRASVFVLVVYLLTYIPPLLITYRSQGFWLKQSSYEEQPVVQFQYEMLMMGVTSVSGEYVAWSTFSNFNALLGDKLRIPTVSRMSVVVMQSMVLVQASSPVPVSQLFISGDLKLQQKEPLSHRGVHTHYNVSVINLASPFASSYDLSTIIRNYQERNCVCVCVCVCVCVCVHSTEVLQKHFIVTVSFFLSFFLSFFLSFFLSLCVCLSLSLSLSLSLFLSLSLSLSLSLSHSNHVSVVSCPSVDRRSSSECSI; encoded by the exons ATGGGATTTTATGAAGTGTATTCTCACCCGGTTTTAATCCGGTATAAAGCCAGAGTGTGTTCCCGGGCTAGTGTGTTTGTGCTGGTGGTGTATCTGCTCACTTACATCCCTCCTCTACTCATCACCTACAGGAGCCAAG ggttcTGGCTGAAACAGAGCTCCTATGAAGAGCAGCCTGTGGTACAGTTCCAGTATGAGATGCTGATGATGGGTGTGACGAGTGTTAGTGGAGAATACGTCGCATGGAGCACCTTCTCCAACTTCAACGCCCTGCTGGGGGACAAACTGCGCATTCCCACTGTGTCT CGGATGTCGGTGGTGGTGATGCAGTCGATGGTGTTGGTCCAGGCCTCGTCCCCTGTCCCTGTGTCTCAGCTCTTCATCAGTGGCGATCTGAAGCTGCAGCAGAAGGAGCCTCTCTCTCACCGCGGTGTACACACTCACTATAAC GTGTCTGTGATCAACTTGGCGAGTCCTTTCGCAAGCTCCTACGACCTCAGCACCATCATCAGGAACTATCAGGagagaaactgtgtgtgtgtgtgtgtgtgtgtgtgtgtgtgtgtgtgtgtacacagcacTGAAGTATTGCAAAAGCATTTTATAGTCAcggtctctttctttctttctttctttctttctttctttctttctttctttctttctttgtgtgtgtgtctgtctctctctctctctctctctctctctctgtttctctctctctctctctctctctctctctctctctctcacagtaacCACGTATCTGTCGTGTCCTGTCCCAGTGTGGACCGTCGGTCGAGCAGCGAATGCTCCATTTGA
- the LOC132891049 gene encoding transmembrane protein 231-like isoform X1: MGFYEVYSHPVLIRYKARVCSRASVFVLVVYLLTYIPPLLITYRSQGFWLKQSSYEEQPVVQFQYEMLMMGVTSVSGEYVAWSTFSNFNALLGDKLRIPTVSVQESDRNGDGKADRLSLQMSVPLTSEEQIYSIQLLLTFSYQLRRMSVVVMQSMVLVQASSPVPVSQLFISGDLKLQQKEPLSHRGVHTHYNVSVINLASPFASSYDLSTIIRNYQERNCVCVCVCVCVCVCVHSTEVLQKHFIVTVSFFLSFFLSFFLSFFLSLCVCLSLSLSLSLSLFLSLSLSLSLSLSHSNHVSVVSCPSVDRRSSSECSI; this comes from the exons ATGGGATTTTATGAAGTGTATTCTCACCCGGTTTTAATCCGGTATAAAGCCAGAGTGTGTTCCCGGGCTAGTGTGTTTGTGCTGGTGGTGTATCTGCTCACTTACATCCCTCCTCTACTCATCACCTACAGGAGCCAAG ggttcTGGCTGAAACAGAGCTCCTATGAAGAGCAGCCTGTGGTACAGTTCCAGTATGAGATGCTGATGATGGGTGTGACGAGTGTTAGTGGAGAATACGTCGCATGGAGCACCTTCTCCAACTTCAACGCCCTGCTGGGGGACAAACTGCGCATTCCCACTGTGTCT GTGCAAGAGAGCGACAGGAATGGCGATGGGAAAGCAGACCGTCTGTCTCTGCAGATGTCTGTCCCTCTGACCAGTGAAGAGCAGATCTACAGCATCCAACTCCTGCTCACCTTCTCCTACCAACTCCGC CGGATGTCGGTGGTGGTGATGCAGTCGATGGTGTTGGTCCAGGCCTCGTCCCCTGTCCCTGTGTCTCAGCTCTTCATCAGTGGCGATCTGAAGCTGCAGCAGAAGGAGCCTCTCTCTCACCGCGGTGTACACACTCACTATAAC GTGTCTGTGATCAACTTGGCGAGTCCTTTCGCAAGCTCCTACGACCTCAGCACCATCATCAGGAACTATCAGGagagaaactgtgtgtgtgtgtgtgtgtgtgtgtgtgtgtgtgtgtgtgtacacagcacTGAAGTATTGCAAAAGCATTTTATAGTCAcggtctctttctttctttctttctttctttctttctttctttctttctttctttctttgtgtgtgtgtctgtctctctctctctctctctctctctctctgtttctctctctctctctctctctctctctctctctctctcacagtaacCACGTATCTGTCGTGTCCTGTCCCAGTGTGGACCGTCGGTCGAGCAGCGAATGCTCCATTTGA
- the LOC132891049 gene encoding transmembrane protein 231-like isoform X2 produces MGFYEVYSHPVLIRYKARVCSRASVFVLVVYLLTYIPPLLITYRSQGFWLKQSSYEEQPVVQFQYEMLMMGVTSVSGEYVAWSTFSNFNALLGDKLRIPTVSVQESDRNGDGKADRLSLQMSVPLTSEEQIYSIQLLLTFSYQLRRMSVVVMQSMVLVQASSPVPVSQLFISGDLKLQQKEPLSHRGVHTHYNVSVINLASPFASSYDLSTIIRNYQERNLTTYLSCPVPVWTVGRAANAPFEIKAEIRYPVETVTYRPGFWETLKFAWVQYVSVLLIFLWIFQRIQTFVFHNRVLPTVPVSLHKPHYS; encoded by the exons ATGGGATTTTATGAAGTGTATTCTCACCCGGTTTTAATCCGGTATAAAGCCAGAGTGTGTTCCCGGGCTAGTGTGTTTGTGCTGGTGGTGTATCTGCTCACTTACATCCCTCCTCTACTCATCACCTACAGGAGCCAAG ggttcTGGCTGAAACAGAGCTCCTATGAAGAGCAGCCTGTGGTACAGTTCCAGTATGAGATGCTGATGATGGGTGTGACGAGTGTTAGTGGAGAATACGTCGCATGGAGCACCTTCTCCAACTTCAACGCCCTGCTGGGGGACAAACTGCGCATTCCCACTGTGTCT GTGCAAGAGAGCGACAGGAATGGCGATGGGAAAGCAGACCGTCTGTCTCTGCAGATGTCTGTCCCTCTGACCAGTGAAGAGCAGATCTACAGCATCCAACTCCTGCTCACCTTCTCCTACCAACTCCGC CGGATGTCGGTGGTGGTGATGCAGTCGATGGTGTTGGTCCAGGCCTCGTCCCCTGTCCCTGTGTCTCAGCTCTTCATCAGTGGCGATCTGAAGCTGCAGCAGAAGGAGCCTCTCTCTCACCGCGGTGTACACACTCACTATAAC GTGTCTGTGATCAACTTGGCGAGTCCTTTCGCAAGCTCCTACGACCTCAGCACCATCATCAGGAACTATCAGGagagaaact taacCACGTATCTGTCGTGTCCTGTCCCAGTGTGGACCGTCGGTCGAGCAGCGAATGCTCCATTTGAGATTAAAGCAGAAATCCGTTACCCAGTGGAGACAGTGAC GTATCGGCCGGGTTTCTGGGAGACGCTGAAGTTTGCCTGGGTTCAGTACGTCAGCGTGTTGCTCATCTTCCTCTGGATCTTCCAGCGCATCCAAACCTTCGTCTTCCACAACCGTGTCCTGCCCACTGTACCTGTCTCACTGCACAAGCCTCACTACtcctaa